The genomic region GATCAATCTTTCAAACTGATTAGATAGCAGTTCTTGTACAGCAACCACAACAGCAAGATAGGTTTTGCCAGTGCCCGCAGGACCAACACCAAATGTTAGATCTCGTTTACGAATGGCTTCAATATATTGTCGTTGACGAAAAGTTTTAGCGCGAACCTCCTGACCGCGACGACTCTTAGCCAGAATGTCCCGTTGTAGATCTTGCAGTTCCCCCTGGCGATCGCCCTCTATTGCTTGACGTGCGGTCAAAATATCCGCACTGGCAATATTATTCCCTGTACTCCAAAGCTCTTCTAGGGATTGGACTATTTTCACTGCTAGATCCACATGTTGTTCCTTACCGGAAACTAGAAGTTCTTGTCCCCTGAGGACCAAATTAGCTCCTGTTTGTTGGGACAGAAATTTCAGATTTGCTTCCCCATATCCTGCTAGTGCGATCGCACTAGGAATATTAGGTAACCCAATTATAACCGTACCTGCCATATTTGTAAAATTCGTGGAACATACATCCTTAACCTCATTAAAGAAGTTAAGGATCCCAGTATGAGGTTGTTGATAACTTAACGACGGAAACGGGGTTTAGAAAAAGATCCGGGGGTATTTCCACTCCGTGATTTGGGTGGGAATATTTTTTCTTCCTCATCACTTCCATCTGGACTATGGGAATTATTGCCATAAATGTCCAGATATACCGATTGACCCGCTAATTCTGCTGCTGCTGTAACTACAGTCCTAATTGCCTGAATATTGCGTCCTCCCCGACCAAAAACCTTGCCTTTGTCCGTAGGGTCAAAAGCAATGCGAATCCAAGCCCGTTTT from Cylindrospermopsis curvispora GIHE-G1 harbors:
- a CDS encoding PhoH family protein codes for the protein MAGTVIIGLPNIPSAIALAGYGEANLKFLSQQTGANLVLRGQELLVSGKEQHVDLAVKIVQSLEELWSTGNNIASADILTARQAIEGDRQGELQDLQRDILAKSRRGQEVRAKTFRQRQYIEAIRKRDLTFGVGPAGTGKTYLAVVVAVQELLSNQFERLILTRPAVEAGERLGFLPGDLQQKVNPYLRPLYDAINEFIDPEKVPNLMERGIIEVAPLAYMRGRTLNNAFIIVDEAQNTTPSQMKMVLTRLGFGSRMVITGDLTQTDLPLNQDSGLTVALQILKHVDGIAFCEFTQKDVVRHPLVQRIVSAYEKHQK
- a CDS encoding KH domain-containing protein — its product is MFLNKSVPTPHHHKLETKLSTTSPNYTGLVRFLVEPFLDSPGSLRIDCEMSNTLKRAWIRIAFDPTDKGKVFGRGGRNIQAIRTVVTAAAELAGQSVYLDIYGNNSHSPDGSDEEEKIFPPKSRSGNTPGSFSKPRFRR